CGCATCCTTGTCCCCTGGCAGCTCGCCTATGGAGCCGCCGGCCGCGGCCCGATCCCCCCCAAAAGCCCCCTGGTGTTCGACATCGAACTGATCGCCCAGTCGGCTACCCCACCGGAGCCGCCTGCGCAGCCCGCACAACCTGCACCTTCTACCCCGCCTCCCGCATCTACTTCGCAGCAGCCCAAGTAAGCGGGAGAGTGTCTAAAACCGATGTTTGAACGTCTGTCACCACTGTTCCCTTACCTGAAGCGCTATCGCCGGCAGCTGGCGACGGGTGCGGTGGTGACCGTTCTCTATAACGCCAGCAAAATTACCCTGCCGAAGATCATCGGCTCGGCCGTAGATGACATGCGCCTGGGAGTGACCCGGGACAAGATCTTCCATCATGGCCTGTTGCTCTTTGGAGTTGCGGCTCTGAGCGCTGTATTTCTCTACCTGATGCGGCAGATCGTCATCGGCGCGAGCCGCGAGATCGAGTTCGACCTGCGCAACGATCTCTTTGAAAACCTGCTGCGACAGCCGCCCAGCTTCTATCATCAGCACCGCACCGGCGACATCATGGCGCGCACCACCAATGATCTCAACGCCGTGCGCCAGCTTCTGGGCCCAGCTATTATGTACAGCGCCAATACCGTGGTCTTTACCGCGGCCGCGCTTCCCTACATGTTGAAGATCAGCCCGTGGGTCACGTTGTGCGCCTTCGTTCCTCTGCCCGTTGCGTCCGTGGTGGTGCAGTACTTCGGAAGCCGGATTCACACACGATTCGAACGCATCCAGGCCATGTTCTCTGAGATCTCCGCTAAGGCCCAGGAGAACTTCTCCGGCGCCCGCTTTATCCGCGCCTTTGCGCAGGAAGAGGCGGAGATCGCCTCATGGGAGACGGCCAATCAGGAGTACATCCGCCGCAGCCTGCTTCTGGTCCGGTTGATGGCCATGCTGTGGCCCACCCTTGAGTTTGTTCTCGGCTTCGCCATGGTCATCACGCTGCTCGTGGGCGGCCATGAAGTAGTAAAAGGACACGTCTCCGCCGGAAACTTCACCGCCTTTGCCATCATCATCGTGCAGCTTACCTGGCCGATGATCGCGCTCGGCTGGGTCGTCAACCTCTTCCAGCGCGGAACCGCCTCGGTTGTACGCATCGACGAGCTGCTTAAGTGGGTTCCAACGATCGATGACTCCGCTGTGGATTCGGCGATCGCAGCCGATCTGAAACTGCGCGGCGATATTGAGTTCCGAAACCTCAGCTTTGCCTACGGCTCCAATGCCGCGGTGCTGCACGATATCAACCTGACGATACCTGCGGGCTCTTCGCTCGCGATCGTCGGTCCGACCGGCTCGGGCAAGTCGACCCTGGTGCATCTGATTCCGCGCCTTCTGGATGTGAAGGGAGACCAGGTACTGATCGATGGTGTTCCCATCCGGCACTACCCTCTGGACGTACTACGCTCCAATATCGGTTTCGTCCCCCAGGAGACCTTCCTTTTTTCGGAGAGCATCCGGGAAAACATCGCTTTCGGTGTCCAGGACGCCACGGACGAACAGATCGTGCATGCCGCCACCACAGCCCACATCGCAAAAGAGATCCAGGAGTTTCCCAACGGATTCGACACCGTCGTGGGTGAGCGTGGCATCACCCTTTCGGGCGGCCAGAAGCAGCGTACGGCTATTGCGCGTGCTTTGATTCGGGAACCACGCATCTTGATTCTGGATGATGCGCTTGCATCCGTTGACACTTACACCGAAGAGCGCATCCTGAGCGGCCTGAAGCAGGAGATGCAGGACCGCACGACCATCTTCATCTCGCACCGCGTCTCAACTGCCGCAAACGCCGACCAGATTGCGGTTCTCATCGATGGACGCATTGCCGAGCTCGGCACCCACGAAGAGTTACTAATGAAAGGCGGGTATTACACCAGCCTATTTGAGAAGCAGCAGCTCGAAGAAGAGATTGCCGTAACCGCGTAATTCAAGCTGGTGGGAGCAGCGGTCTGACGCCCAAGGCCTTATAAGCACGTAAACCGTGGGCTTCTTGCCCATTCTTTATTGGGCAAGAAAGATGTGTTGAGCGCTGAAGGCGCGACCTATACCAGCCTGGGGCCTAGCCCTGGGCTGGTATAGAACGCGCTTTTCCACCCCAATGAACAAGTTCATTGGGGACCCCGGCCTTCAGCGCTTGATTCTCCGTCGGTGCCGATCTGTGGTCGGCACGAGGAAGATCGGGCGCACCGTGACCGAGGGCTGACGCCGGCGGGGAAGCCCTCGGCTCTCACCGACTTTCGCTACCAGCAAAGAAGAAGGCATCGAGCTCTGCTCGATGCCTTCTTCTTTGCAAAACTTCTATCGGTTTGAATCGTCTAGCTTAGGCGCTCCACCGCGCGCTTGCATGTACACCGCTCTCGGACATCTGAGCCTGTGCTACTACAGCCGGAACCATCTGCCCCTCGCGTGTACGCAGGTCGCGCGGAAGCACTGCCTGCGCCTCAGGATCGCGTGCTGCGATCGCCCATGCATCACGCACATCGCGCACGCACTGGATCACCTCTTCAAACGTCTCCTTCGAGTTGTAGTAGGAGGCTTCCAGTGTGAGCTGGAACATAGCGGCGTAGAAATCGGCGAGAGACGTAGTCGTCTTGACGCACACATCCGTGCGCAGCGTGCTCTGCAGATAGATGAAGATATCGGTTACCCGCTTCACAGCCATACGGCGGCCATAAACATCGTCCTCTTCTACACACTGGACGGCGCGATAAAGATAGCGAAGCACACCATCGTACAGTGCCACGACGAGATCGATGCCGGTAGCTCCGGCGAGAGACTGCTGCTGATATCCGTTCATGGGGTTATCCCTTCGTGTTGTAGCCGGTAAGAGCCGAATAGATCTTATCGATCTGATCGATCTGAGCCGGAATCGACTGCAGGATCTGGTTCGCTGCCGTCAACTGGCTTGTCAGCCTAGTTTTAAAATCGGCAATTCGATCGTCTTCATTAGAGATGCTGTCGTTAAGAGCCTTCTCTTTTGAAGTATTTTCCTGCTGGGCTAGATAGACCACACCTTTTGTTGAGGTCGATCCTAGTCCGTCCACAACGGATTTGAAATTTTGTCCAAAGCTATCAGAGTTCTGAAGGAATCCCACTACATCATCGAAGTTGTTGTTAAGAGTGGACTCCAACGCCGTCGCATCAAAACTGAGAGTTCCATCCTTCGCGACCGTGATGCCGAGCTGATCGATGCTCTTAACCGATCCAGTGTTTGTACCGCCAAACAGAGCGCCTGATAGCGACTGCTGCAACATTGAAAGTGTTGATGTTCCGGACAGAGGCGGAGCTGTGCTGCCTGAGACTACCTTCGATTGCACGGCAAGTTCCTTCGCTACAGTGTTGTAAGCACTGACGAAGGCATTGAAGGCGGTCTCGATAGAGCTGTTGTCATTGGCAATCACTACCTGAACCGTCGATGACGGATCTGCCGAGACAAGCTGGAAGGAAACGCCGGGAATCGCTCCGGAGACGGTATTCGAGCTACTGGTGACCGCAACGCCGTCCACGGTAAGCTGTGCATCGCTTCCCGTCTGTCCCTGATTCATGGTGAGCGAGTTTCCATTGTTGTCGCTCAAGCTACCCGTGATAGTCAGCTGTCCTGCGGCGCCGCTGGTCTGGCTGACGAACGAAAGTCGCGATCCGCTTGAATCTGTAATTACGGAAGCACGTACACCGATGCCGGCGAGATTGATCGCCTTCGCATAATCAGCAAGCGATGAGCCCGAGGCCACATCGACCGTCTGTGCTGTTCCGCTTCCCACCTGAAAGGTGAGAGATCCGGTGATCGATGTCGCGGAGCTGGAAAGCTGGCTCGTGTACATGGAAGAGGTCTTGGCCAGCGATGACACCACAACGCTGTGGCTGCCGGCAGTGGCCGTGCTGGAGGCCGAAGACAGAGAAAGAATGTTGTTATCGGAACTGGAGCCCTGCTTCTGGGCCATAACGCCGGCAAAATCAGTCAGGCTGGTTAATGCGCTATACATCGTCGACAGATCAGTGCCGACCTGCGACAGCACGGTGTCCTGGCTCTGCAGCGCAGTGAGCTGATCTTTCCACGCCGTCTCGACTCCCTGGCGAATGGAGACGATCGATGTGACTGTAGCGGCGACATCGAAGCCCTGGCCGCTGGTGGCTGAACCGAATGCTAAGCCGACTGTACCCATAATGTGTGTTCTGCCTCTGGGAACGGCACGTCAGTGGCCAAACCCAATCTGAGGCGAAT
This genomic window from Terriglobus albidus contains:
- a CDS encoding ABC transporter ATP-binding protein is translated as MFERLSPLFPYLKRYRRQLATGAVVTVLYNASKITLPKIIGSAVDDMRLGVTRDKIFHHGLLLFGVAALSAVFLYLMRQIVIGASREIEFDLRNDLFENLLRQPPSFYHQHRTGDIMARTTNDLNAVRQLLGPAIMYSANTVVFTAAALPYMLKISPWVTLCAFVPLPVASVVVQYFGSRIHTRFERIQAMFSEISAKAQENFSGARFIRAFAQEEAEIASWETANQEYIRRSLLLVRLMAMLWPTLEFVLGFAMVITLLVGGHEVVKGHVSAGNFTAFAIIIVQLTWPMIALGWVVNLFQRGTASVVRIDELLKWVPTIDDSAVDSAIAADLKLRGDIEFRNLSFAYGSNAAVLHDINLTIPAGSSLAIVGPTGSGKSTLVHLIPRLLDVKGDQVLIDGVPIRHYPLDVLRSNIGFVPQETFLFSESIRENIAFGVQDATDEQIVHAATTAHIAKEIQEFPNGFDTVVGERGITLSGGQKQRTAIARALIREPRILILDDALASVDTYTEERILSGLKQEMQDRTTIFISHRVSTAANADQIAVLIDGRIAELGTHEELLMKGGYYTSLFEKQQLEEEIAVTA
- the fliS gene encoding flagellar export chaperone FliS, yielding MNGYQQQSLAGATGIDLVVALYDGVLRYLYRAVQCVEEDDVYGRRMAVKRVTDIFIYLQSTLRTDVCVKTTTSLADFYAAMFQLTLEASYYNSKETFEEVIQCVRDVRDAWAIAARDPEAQAVLPRDLRTREGQMVPAVVAQAQMSESGVHASARWSA
- the fliD gene encoding flagellar filament capping protein FliD; amino-acid sequence: MGTVGLAFGSATSGQGFDVAATVTSIVSIRQGVETAWKDQLTALQSQDTVLSQVGTDLSTMYSALTSLTDFAGVMAQKQGSSSDNNILSLSSASSTATAGSHSVVVSSLAKTSSMYTSQLSSSATSITGSLTFQVGSGTAQTVDVASGSSLADYAKAINLAGIGVRASVITDSSGSRLSFVSQTSGAAGQLTITGSLSDNNGNSLTMNQGQTGSDAQLTVDGVAVTSSSNTVSGAIPGVSFQLVSADPSSTVQVVIANDNSSIETAFNAFVSAYNTVAKELAVQSKVVSGSTAPPLSGTSTLSMLQQSLSGALFGGTNTGSVKSIDQLGITVAKDGTLSFDATALESTLNNNFDDVVGFLQNSDSFGQNFKSVVDGLGSTSTKGVVYLAQQENTSKEKALNDSISNEDDRIADFKTRLTSQLTAANQILQSIPAQIDQIDKIYSALTGYNTKG